A DNA window from Drosophila sechellia strain sech25 chromosome X, ASM438219v1, whole genome shotgun sequence contains the following coding sequences:
- the LOC6620158 gene encoding LOW QUALITY PROTEIN: uncharacterized protein LOC6620158 (The sequence of the model RefSeq protein was modified relative to this genomic sequence to represent the inferred CDS: inserted 1 base in 1 codon), translated as MFPINAVILGIMVISVLAQDASGTCALSIGVPAPLVISXPTYKGEKGHTFHLSCSSGFSMDYHIDNYGGQSSQTVDATELTLTCDSDQRFTFIYNDRKHNIISVQCLEDGPKLFESMTKLPNCTDMTLVLGKKFDGKGLIKDSALCYDLAASQLKYIGYTTSFHNIRIVSEIQLGQLNNIGLDIPIRYQKYLFETIRKSELAAYLAKEKQFFTENTFQVGSLVQDELVSRHLVGYENLMSTVWLEVLRSGNWKHWTKAMHDAIGVHFDIRLGVSGTVKLPTSTGQSCNASRSLKIELLSGKSLPIPAHIWAHVQAVEKTGTGQDEFVIIGHNSPFYRSDLSNLCPSMCNQVSWQRNTLFARLLEFPAFGLVQCCRVEDVAHKLDNFPGPFENANMNVSRTTEATTTPTVDLAYESFI; from the exons ATGTTTCCGATTAACGCCGTGATCCTGGGCATTATGGTTATTTCCGTACTGGCCCAGGATGCAAGTGGAACGTGTGCACTGAGCATCGGTGTTCCGGCTCCGCTTGTTATTT TGCCAACATATAAGGGTGAAAAGGGCCACACCTTTCACCTTTCATGCTCGAGTGGATTTTCCATGGACTACCATAT TGATAATTACGGCGGCCAGTCATCGCAGACAGTTGACGCGACTGAACTTACATTAACCTGCGACAGTGATCAGAGGTTTACGTTTATCTATAACGATAGAAAACATAATATAATTAGTGTTCAGTGTCTGGAGGACGGCCCTAAGTTGTTTGAGAGCATgaccaaattgccaaattgcaCGGACATGACCCTGGTTTTAGGGAAAAAATTCGATGGCAAGGGCTTAATTAAAGATTCGGCATTGTGCTACGATTTGGCCGCATCTCAATTGAAATATATTGGTTATACCACAAGTTTCCATAATATCCGGATCGTCTCAGAG ATCCAATTGGGACAACTTAACAATATCGGACTTGATATTCCTATCAGATACCAAAAATATCTATTCGAGACCATCAG GAAGAGTGAACTTGCTGCGTACTTGGCGAAGGAGAAGCAGTTTTTCACGGAGAACACTTTTCAGGTTGGCAGTTTGGTCCAGGATGAGCTGGTTAGTAGGCACTTGGTTGGCTACGAGAACTTGATGAGCACCGTCTGGTTGGAGGTTCTGCGTTCCGGCAACTGGAAGCACTGGACGAAGGCAATGCATGATGCCATCGGTGTCCACTTCGACATTCGTTTGGGTGTCTCCGGTACCGTGAAGCTGCCGACGTCCACCGGACAATCATGCAACGCAAGCCGATCGTTGAAAATTGAACTGCTGAGCGGCAAATCCCTGCCCATTCCCGCCCACATTTGGGCCCATGTGCAAGCTGTGGAGAAGACCGGTACCGGACAGGATGAGTTCGTCATCATTGGCCACAACTCGCCCTTC TATCGCAGTGACTTAAGCAATCTGTGCCCCTCGATGTGCAACCAGGTGTCCTGGCAGAGGAACACCCTCTTCGCCAGACTCCTCGAGTTTCCCGCCTTTGGACTGGTGCAGTGCTGCCGTGTGGAGGATGTGGCCCACAAACTGGACAATTTTCCCGGTCCCTTCGAGAATGCAAATATGAATGTCAGCAGGACAACCGAGGCTACAACGACACCAACAGTGGATCTCGCTTATGAGAGCTTTATATAA